TTGGTGCAGGTTTCTCGACATATGAAGGTGCCCTTGCAAGCGCTAGCGTACGTGAGCGTAACTTCCTTGGCCGTGGTCAAGATGTAAACGTAGATTTTGCACTTTCTGGCAAACGTCAAGACTTCAACATCAGCTTCTTCGAGCCTTACTTCCTGCGTAAAGAGCTGGGTGCCGGTTTTGATATCTTCAACGAACGTCGTGACTTCCAATCTGAAGCATCGTATGACCTTGCGCGTACTGGTGGGGCTCTCAAGCTTGCAACAAAACTTAACGAAGTCACACGTAATACGATCTCTCTAGGTTATAAAGATGTGAAAATTGAGAACGTTGACTCTAGCGCCTCTCAGTTTGTGCAACGTGATGAAGGTAAGCAAAACTCAATCACGCTTTCTAACACACTTGCCCTTGACACACGTGATAGCCGTCTTCTACCAACACACGGTTACAGAACAGCTCTTAACATTGACTACTCTGGCCTTGGTGGGGATGTAGATTACATCCGTACAACAGTTGATGGTGCGTGGCACCGTCGCCTTGCGCGCAACGATGATTACATCCTTTCTGTTGGTGGTCGTGCGGGTTACATTAATGACCTAGGTCAAACACTCCCTCTATACGAAAACTTCCAAGCTGGTGGTAACAGTCTTCGTGGTTTCGATACAGGTGGTATTGGTCCTCGTGATACAACAACTGGCGATGCTCTTGGTGGTCGTATGATGGCTGGTCACAATATTGAACTCAGCTTCCCACTAGGCGCTGAACTGAAAGAAATGGGCGTACGCGGTCTTGTCTTCCAAGACGGTGGTATCGTAACTGACTTTGACGACGGCGGCCTTGCCGGTGTAACAGACAGTAAGAAGTACCGTCTTACAGCAGGTGTAGGTGCCTACTGGCAGAGCCCTCTTGGTCCGCTCCGCTTTGAGCTCGGTTTCCCAATTTCTAAAGCAGCAGAAGATGAAAAACAAATTTTCAGCTTCTCGTTCGGAACACGTTTTTAAGAAAAGGAATATACTTAAATGCTAAAACCTATCCTTCTCTCTGTAACTCTAAGCCTTGCTGCCCTTACGGCAGCACAGGCGCAAACAATTGCCACAGTTGATGCGCAGGGTATTGTTAACCAAACCAATGCAGCTCAACGTGCCATGAAGTCTCTTCAGAAGAAAACAGACGAAGCACAAACTGAAATTGATGCCATGGAAGCAAAGATTTCTAAACAACAAGAAACCCTTGAAAAGAAAAAGGGCGTTGTGAGTGAGTCTGCTTTCCTAGATGAGCAAGATAAACTACGCAAATCTCTTCGTGAGTACCGCAACAAAGCGCAAGCCATCCAAGAAGACATCGACCGCGAGAACATGAAGCTCCGTAAAGAGATCACTGATGTTGTGCGTGATGTTGTTGAAGAAATCGCCAAAGAGAAGGGCTATGAAGCTGTGATCGCACACTCTCTACTGCTATACAGCAAAGAGAACATTGATATCAGCGACGAAGTCCTTAAGCGCGCGAACCAAAAGCTAGACAAATAAACCTATTTGTCGTATACAACAGGTATTATGATGCAGCTTAAAGACATTGCAGATGCCGTAAAGGCACCCCTTACTGAAACCCATCAAGGGGTTTCAGTTTATGGAGTGAAGACACTTAAGAACGCTGATGAAGGATCTATCAGCTTTTTAAGCAATTCTAAATACGCTTCAGATGCAAAAGATACGGGAGCCACTGCGGTTCTTGTGAGCCCGAATGATGCGGACTGTTTGCCAGACCACGTGATTCCTCTTGTGGTTGATAACCCATACGCAGCTTTTGCTGTGGCGCTTTCACTGTTCCACCCAACGCCGACTGCTGAAGCAGGTGTACATGGCAGTGCAGAAATTCACTCTGGCGCACGCGTGGCTCCATCTGCTGAAATTGGCCCATACGTTGTGATTGAAGACGATGTAGAAGTGGGCGAAAACTGTATTATTGAATCACATGTTGTTCTTAAACGTGGTACGCGCATTGGCGAAGGGACACGTATTGGCTCTGGCTCTGTATTGCAAAAAACAAAAGTTGGCGCGCATTGCTTGTTCCACTCAGGTGTTAAGACGGGCCAAGACGGCTTTGGCTTTGCCCCAACAGGTACAGGCGTTATTAAAGTGCCTCAAGTTGGTGGCGTTGTTATTGGTAGCCATGTTGAACTTGGCGCAAACGTAACCATTGACTGCGGCGCTCTTGAAGACACAATCATTAGTGACGGC
The sequence above is drawn from the Pseudomonadota bacterium genome and encodes:
- a CDS encoding OmpH family outer membrane protein, which gives rise to MLKPILLSVTLSLAALTAAQAQTIATVDAQGIVNQTNAAQRAMKSLQKKTDEAQTEIDAMEAKISKQQETLEKKKGVVSESAFLDEQDKLRKSLREYRNKAQAIQEDIDRENMKLRKEITDVVRDVVEEIAKEKGYEAVIAHSLLLYSKENIDISDEVLKRANQKLDK
- the lpxD gene encoding UDP-3-O-(3-hydroxymyristoyl)glucosamine N-acyltransferase, yielding MMQLKDIADAVKAPLTETHQGVSVYGVKTLKNADEGSISFLSNSKYASDAKDTGATAVLVSPNDADCLPDHVIPLVVDNPYAAFAVALSLFHPTPTAEAGVHGSAEIHSGARVAPSAEIGPYVVIEDDVEVGENCIIESHVVLKRGTRIGEGTRIGSGSVLQKTKVGAHCLFHSGVKTGQDGFGFAPTGTGVIKVPQVGGVVIGSHVELGANVTIDCGALEDTIISDGCKLDNQVQIAHNVKLGMFCMIAGQAGIAGSTTLGNGVIVGGQSAIAGHISIADGTTLAGRTGVTKSITNPGETWAGMPALPVNQWRRMNASIMRLMKSKMKGAK